In the Phaeodactylum tricornutum CCAP 1055/1 chromosome 13, whole genome shotgun sequence genome, ACCACTCGCACTAGCGACGGAGACAACGGCGGCAGCCGAGGTCGTCTGTACAAAGGCACGGCGTGCCCCACTCGACTCGCTTTCGATCTCGTAACCCGGTGTCGTCATACGAAGCGCATCCGTGCGGGCCGTCGCCGAGAAGGTGTTCGGGACGAAGGCGGCGGAACCACTCACGAAAACGGCAACCAGCGTGAGGGAAAACTTCATGGTGTGGTTGAAAGTTCGAACGTGTGCGTTTGTGCTTCTGTTTATACGAAAACTGTTGGAGATGTTCCCAGTGGGTTGTGGTAACGGGTTAGACAGGCACGTTGCCAACAGAGAAAAAACCAGGTTGACCAACTAGCATCATCAGCCGTGGATTGACAATGAATCATCGTCCCACTCCTCCCGTGACATCCGATCGTCGTACGTGCCGGtgtgattcacagtcagcggGGGGACTCCCCCACATCCCCGAACGCCCAGAACACGTGACACCCAAAGTACGCCATCGCCGCGCCACTTCTATTGGATACCGCTGACGTGCGTGAGTCAGGAGCGCGTCCGAGATCCGAACTTCCGggtattttggaaaagtacCCATTTGTGCCGTGTCCTTCCGTTTTATTAGAGTCCCGGATACTCACGAACTAATGGACCAATGAACTACCATTTTCACGTTTGAAACGGCATCCCGCGCTCGGTGCATCCCGTAAGCCACGCTTCTTCGTGGCCCCCGCGTTTTACGTTTGCCGCTCTCCTCCTTCTCTGgactttttcgtttgcgtCCACTTGCGGCGTAGCAGACCATGGAGAATGTAATAGTGATTGACGACAGCCCAACGCCTTCGGGCGTGAAGATTAGTCGCATCGGTAGCGGTACCTCCACCAAGACGCCGGCGCTCGTCCACAATCCGTACAAAAGAAAGGCTGGGTCGGGCGTCACCAAGACCTTCATTGGCGGCGCGGAGGCAGCGCGACGCAAAGCCAAAAAGTCACCAGGGAATAGAATCATGCGTCCCGGGGAGCAAGAAAAGCTGGATGAAGTATTGCCGCGGAAGATGAATCCCATGGAACGCTTCTTTGCGGCTATACTGCGATCGGCGCCGACCGAATTCGTCGCTTCGGACAAGGATGCTTTCCGAGCCGAccagctttggaagaaatgttGTAGCCGTGTTGGACTCGTTCCACCGACCAGTCCTATTCGGTCGTCCTACCGGGACGCCCAAACGCATTTCGCTGTCCGCGCGGCTCTAGTCCTCGAAGAAGCGCGGGTGGCAGTGGCGCAGCCCTTGGCCCGCAAGTTTCCGAATAATGCCCCACCCGGACGTCGGCCGGCCTCGTCTCCCGCTGCCATGATTCTTACCGCACACCTGGCGGAACGCCAAGGTAACAACGGGCACGTCAAAATATCATTTGTTTCCACTCTGGCCTTCACCAAGGAACAACTATTTCATATTCGTCCCGGTAGTGTCTTTGCGTTGCAACCCCGTGAGAGTGGGACGTCTCGTTCTCTTCGAGACTTGTTGCTCGGAGTTATTATGTCTTCCAATCGGGAGAccgtggaaaagaaacgccTCTTTACCGTCACAATCTTTCGGGAGGCAGACCTTCCGATTCGgatcgaagacgaagagTGGAGAATCGAGCCAGTGTGTACACTGATATCCGAATTGCGCTGTTTCGAGGCCATGGTTTCCGTTCCGCCACACAACATTGCCTTGCTTACCGCACTACTGGGTCAGAAAACCTCCAAGCATACCAAGTTTCCGGATTCGGATTTTCTGGATAGTGGCAGtagtgacgacgataccgagATTATTGTGTTGGAACCGTCTACGGCGAAACCTCGGGACGGCTCTATCCAAGAATACTTTGCCCCCAAAATCCAGTCGCAAACGGAATTGCTACCTTTCCGATTGCCATGGCTCAACGAAACCCAAGAAAAAGCGGCTCAAACCTTTCTCAATTCGAAACCTAGCTCTATTACGCTTATTCAGGGACCACCCGGGACAGGTATGTTGAGACTTCGAGGAACAAAAAATTTCTCGGGTTGAATCGTTGCCGGATCGGGTTGGACTCACATTCACATGTATTCTACCATTGTACAACAGGAAAGACAACATTACTTGTCTCTGTCATTGCGCGATATCTCATGAAATTTGCCACTGTGTGTACTTCTAGTAAAAAAGAGAGCagtcgtcgtcgaattaTGGTTTGCGCTCCAACCAACAAGGCTATTGCTGTCTTAGCCTCACGCTTCTTGGCGTCAGTTTATCCAAACGAAGATTCTTCTACTGTTTTCAATGCAGTAATGGTGGGTGATGCCGAAAAGCTTCTTGTAGACGAGCGAAATCGTACCGTGAAGTCCAACGTTCCGGATACGCTACCGCTCAAATCAATTTTCGTGTTTTCCTGGATGCAGGGTGTGGTACGTGCTTTTCTGTATGTACAATGCGAGATTCGTATAGCTCGCTAATATTCCCCTTTTTGCTGTAGATGGACGATTATCGCAGTATTAAAAACTTTTTTGTACCTGGCCAAGTCCGCGGCTGGGAGCGTGAGGACTTGTACAAACTTGCTCGCCGATTGGAGACTCGCCTCATCTCCAGTCTTCCCGGTATGCCAACATCTGTCGGCAAGCTagcttccaaaatttccaacAGCTTGAAACGTCTAGAGAGTGGAGGTGCAGCGCACGGGATTGTTGAAAATATTGACAAAGTACTACAGCAGCTGAAGGACATGCCGCAAGATCACATCTATCGAGAACTGCTACTTTCTGCCGACATCATCTTTTGTACATTGGCTAGTGCAGGAGGCTTGCTCTTGCGTATGACGTCCAGAATTGATGACTTGATTGTCGACGAAGCCGCTGCTGCCACTGAGCCGGAGCTTTGCATTCCACTTCACCTTCAACCGTCGCGTCTTTTGTGTGTTGGGGACCCCAAGCAATTACCGGCGACTCTGCTCTCGCGCAAGGCTGTTGACCTGGGATTGAGCAAGAGTTTGCAGGAGCGTCTCATGTATGATTGTAAACAACAACATATAATGCTGGATGTGCAGTATCGAATGAACCCTCAAATCTCAAGCTTTCCCTCCAGATGCTTTTACGAGGACAAAATTCAGAACGGCGAGAATGTATCCAGTGCAATATACGAGTCTGGACCCTTACTAATGCAAGGGCGTCCTTACGCTGCTTTGCACGTGGAGGGCGTGGAAGAACAAGGGGTCGGCGGTTCGTATCGAAACGAGGCCGAAGCtcgtgtcgttgtcgacTTGATAGATCAGCTCCGTACTCGTGCAGGTTCCAACAACCCACACTGGCACTCGACTGACCACGTGCGCATCATTACCTTTTATCAGGCACAGGTGGGTCTGCTGAAGCGACTCCTGCGTGACCGTGGACTAGGTGACAAGATTGTTGTGGCGACCGTCGACTCTTCTCAAGGTTGCGAAGCCGATACTGTCATTGTTTCCTTCGTCAGAAGTCCCAACACGAAAAATGCGGGCAACGAAATGATCCGCCACACAGCTGGCTTTTTGACAGACGATCGCCGTATGAATGTAGCGCTAACGCGTGCGAAGTACCAGCTCGTCTGTGTAGGAAATATTCACGGAATGGTGCGAATGGAAGGAGCAGTTACCTTACAAGAATTATCAGCCAACGCTCGAGAACGTGAGGTGATCCAGACCTGGCCGTTGGGCTCCCGAACGTCCAACATCAACGGTAAGGCGATTCACGATAAGCTCGATCTGTTTTACGGAGAATGTGACAATCGTAAGCGCCCTTCCAAAAAGATGCGGTGGTAGTAGGGCTCAATATTGAATACAGTTGGGACTAGAAACGTTTCTTACAGCTAGTTTATGATGAGCCTATACTAAATGTTATTTCTCCCACCAAGGCAACTCCGCAGCGAAAGCTATTATCTGACTGCCAATGCAAACTACCATTCCAAATCTTCGGGAAGCACGGGATATTGGAGAGGAACGATGCTTTCCTTGTCCTTATCTCTGCAAAAGTCGAAGAAAAACCCGTGTTATTGCCTTATATTAATTAATTCAACAGCCCATTGCGGGTTGACTTACCTCGGCAAAGCTTTTCTCATATCTAAAGCATCCTCAGGTAGTTCACCGGAATAGTAACCCAGTACTCTCCGGTATGTAACGTAGCCAAACTTATTATACATATCAATCGCTAACGTGTTGGAAGCGCGCACAAACAAATCCACAAAGTAAGCATTATACTGTTGAACGCTTAGCGTTTCAAAGTAGGTCATCAGCGTTTGTGCCAAACCCAAACGCCTGTATTCTGGTGCCACCGTAACGGCAGAGACATGACCGTGCCATTGCTTCCCTTCACCTTCGGCCTTTCCCAACACGTAACCCATAAGCGATCCATGGGGAGATTCCGCCACTAAAAAACAAATTACAAACACCGATATTGTGAGAAGCGGTAATGATGATGGGCATCACTAGCTTCGCGAATATATTGACAAACTTACCAACAAACGATTCTGGCCATTTGGAAAGGTATGCCATGTAAAACGAACCGTTGTATGTTTCAGTCTACAGAATTGTGCAGCTGTCAGGGTTGAATCGGTGTAGGGATAGGATGAGCCAACGTATGCGAAACGGAACAGTAACGTACCAGGACATCCAAATTGATTTGGTTGAATTTTAAGAGATCGTTCAGTTGAAACTGCCGGAGAGTTGTCATGCTAGAATAGCGCTTGTTCTGTATTTCAGGCTTTCAGAACTGTTATCTGGTGTTGGGCGTCTTTGCACATcaactgactgactgtgaaatcaATTGGTCAAAAATCAATCTCATCGTGTTTTTACATCCCAACCCCCTTTTGTAATTATACCATAGAGCCAGCCAGGTTGTCTCAAGCGGTGACGGAATACTACCTAGTAGTAGAAGGTAATTCGCTTAcattgttgactgtgaatgtgagtTGAGGAAGAGTGAAGACCATGTCTGAATGACGTACTACAGTGTATCTGCACAATATATACATGGGTCTACTTCGTGTCGGCATTCTATTTGAACGCCTCGTGCTTGTTCATAGTGTAAATTCAGTCATAGGATCATCTGTTCAGTGTCAGTGAGacaaaccaaaaaaagcGTTCCAACTcatactcactgtcagattcAGGTTTGTCTTGATTGCAACGAATATCCCTGACAATCGACGAATAGCAGATTTCTGATTTGGTAAAGCAACAGCcgcgttcactgtcaataatGCCCGAGTCTGCAAAAGATGGAAAAACGAAGGACCTAGACGAAAACCCCGGCAATATCTTGCCGCTCCGCATGATGAGCAAGGTAGCGCGTGGATTCGGGCGAGGATCTTCCGATCTGGGGATTCCGACCGCCAATCTGGATCGTGACGCGCTTCAAGTGGCACGGCCTAAAAACGCCGGAGGTATCCTTCATGATGACATTCCGTCTTTTGATGGTCTTCCTTGTGGAATCTACTGGGGATTTGCGCGAGTAGGTGAAAACCCTAAGTTTGTGGGGAAAGAAGCAGAAGGCGGGTCCTCGTTCTCTGGTGTTTACGCCGCTGCCGTATCCATAGGATACAACCCAACCTACAATAATGGTGCGTTATACAGCTCTTTTTGCGTTGCAAGCAATTTCGCTTTCTACTCCTTTACAATTAATGTAACtgcttgttttcttttggtTCCATTTAGAGACAAAGACGATTGAACCACATTTTATTGCTCCATCATCAGACCCGCGTCGACGGGTAAGTTCATGTCAAGAAACGGTACTCACAGATTTCTACGACCGCCCGATTCGACTTTCCGTGGTAGGATACCTTCGTCCCGAGCTGCCGTTCGACGGATTGGGGGCCCTCATTGAAGCAATCAAGAATGACATCGCGACAAGCGAGCGATTGGCAGAGGGAAAAGATTCTAGGACAATGCAAGAGAAAGAATGGGTAGCTCTGAATGAGCCAATTGAATGATAGAATATAAGATCACTGTTTCCATTCCCCAAATCTAGCCATGAATAGCTCTTTCTAGTACGGATCAGTGGCTGCCTTATTCCGCTGTCGCTGGTTGGCCCTTCGTACTGGACCACCACCACCTACGACTGGGTTTCTGGGTGTGGTTGAAAATTGTGTAGCAGCatccgtcgtcgccgtcggcaTCTGAGACGAAGGGGCTGAGTGAGCGTGCAGACCCATGCGATTCCACTCGCACAATCGAGCGTCTTCGCCAGCGGTCAGAAGTATCGACGATGATAAGGGTGCCCACGCACGTACGACCCCTCTGTGGCCTCGGACGAGAGCGTGACACGGTTGCCACGCAGCCCGTTGAAAATCCTCCGTGAGCCGAAACAGAGCAGTATTTCCATCCGCGGTCCCCGCCACCAGCTGTAGTTCATTGCTACCGCCATCCCACTTGGCGTCAACAAGATAGTCCATAGGAGCAggtgattgactgtgaattgctTGACCCAAATCGTGCCGCAGTGCATATCCAAAGTCACGTTTACAAGTTGATGTATTCAAATCCCAAATACTCGCCGTTTCATTTCCCGTCAAGACATACAAATCTTGTCGATTATTACCACAAAAGCCAATCCGACGAACAGGAGCCCTTACGTTAAGAACAGTCTGCATAGCAGTTTCTTCAGTCGCTTGTCTCGTGTCGAACAGACATGCCAGGCCGTCTTCACCCGCTGACACTAAAGTGGACGACGAGAGATCGACGAAGCGGACTTGCGTCACCTCAAGTGTATGAGCGTCAGTGTAGGATCCGACAGGATTTCCCCCATACCGCAGATCGAAAAAATGCACTTGTTCTTTGTCACTCCCAACGGCCACCAACGCACCGCTGTACCCCATAGAGAGCGTTAGAGTCGCCTGTCCAGCAGGAATCGACGAATGCAACTGCGAACCTGAATTCGGTGACTGACGCCAGTCCCAAACGACGATACGACCATCGCTACAAGCCGCCAGTAGCAAGTGACTGCCGGGAGATCCGTAGGCCAGCTCGTTGGCTAAGACGGTAGCGCTTGAGCCGCTATTCGTTATTCTCGGTATGCAGTAAGACGCTACAGGATGGAGGCGCTCCTGATCGTAAATCTGAATTTCCCCATTACTCAATGCGCAGCTCACCGTGCTGGACACAGCATCATGGGACAAGTTGAGAACCCAGTCGCCTTCTTCATAAGCATCATTTTCACTACCAATACCTTCGTTGGTGGCGATCGACGGTTTCTGAGGAGTAAAGGAAGTGACAATTGTCCGAGACGGCTTGAGGGCGGGCTGGAAATAGCTACTAGCGTTCCACATCGTAGTTGACGTGAGCAACGGAAAATGGACGTGAGGTGACTTGAAGTGATCTTTAATACTTCAAAAAGTGTCCCATGGTTTGTCCAGGTCCTTCTTGCAACTGTGAACGAGCCGATTGCGATACGCAAATGCCATTTTTATCGTCTCACGCAAGGAGAATTGCCTCAACACTAGTAGGTCCATCCTGTTTACGGTATCTCGTTGCTAGCTGTTCGTTGGTATTTATCGAATTACTTGTTTCTAAGATATTGCTAGGACAAGTTGACTTATCCAAAGTTCCTCAAAGGCGGCCTCTGCAACGTATAGCCATTCCACAAATCACGTGACTGTTTGTGAAAAATTTAACTTCATACTACTAATCGAACGACATGTTTCCGACATCCGAAAGCAAAAATACAGAAGCCACCTTTGTCGTTTTCACCTTGGAAAATGGACAATGGGGAAAAGAAGTCGACGACCTGGCAAACCCTCGCTTGGTGCACTCGCAATTCTTTTCATATGAGATTGAAGAGAGACAAGAAATTGATCTGTCGAATGCGGCAAAACAACGTCCCAACGGTTTTAAATGTCGCCGAAAAGCCATCCGTGGCCCGGGCTTTGGCTTCTGTCTTTGCCCGATTACCCAACGCCGTTGATCGTGGAATGCGTCGAGAGGGTAATCAAGTGTTCAGCCACGAAAATGTCTGTTTTCCTAGCGTGTTTTCTCAAGGAAATGGTGTATGCGTTCAAGGACCTAGTACGTCGCAACGAGCTGCTTTGTAGTACGTCAAGCCGCTTTCATTTTGCCTCTCACAAACTGGTTACGCGATATGCTAAGTAGTAGTCCCACACAGTATGATAACAACATCCGTAAGGGGTCATTTAGCGTCCCAAGACTTTCCTCCGGCGTACGGATGGTCCAAGTGCGACCCAATTGCCTTGTTTGAAGCTCCGATTGAAACGTCGTATCGCGACGACATGCAGCCCCTTGAACGCATGTTGAAGTCATTGTCACGTCAAGCCCAGGTCCTAATTCTCTGGTTAGATTGCGATCGGGAAGGAGAAGCCATTGGCGATGAAGTACGTACCGTGTGCTTGGGGTCAAATTCAAGGCTGCAGGTGTACCGGGCACGGTTTTCGACCGTGTTGCCAGTTGAAATTGAGAGAGCCCTACAAACACTAGGTCGAGTGAACGAGTACATGGTGGCAGCGGTCCAAGCCCGATCTACGCTAGATCTACGAGTAGGTGCCGCCTTTACACGATTTCAAACCCTACGATTGCAACGCAAATTTGACGGCTTTGCTGAGCAGGGTGTCATCTCCTACGGCCCATGCCAGTTTCCGACTTTGGGATTTGTTGTGGAGCGATGGGCACGGATTGAGACGTTCATCCCAGAGGACTTTTGGCATTTAGAGCTAGCGATTTCTGTGGATGACACTTACCACCAGCAATCGCAAGAAGAAGACCAAAGTGCTGCTCGTGGACGTACCCAACAAAATCGGACAATTCACTTTTCGTGGAAACGCGGATACTTGTACGATAAACTTCTGACCACCGTGCTATTCGAAGAGTGTTTGGAAGCTGGAGAAGCGGTCGTTACCGCAATGAATGGGCGCACTAGGAATAAGTGGCGCCCCGTCCCACTAGCAACGGTCGAACTACAAAAGCGGGCTTCAATGTACTTGCGAATTGGATCCGAAACCTTGATGTCGGCCGCAGAAGAATTATATCAACAAGGTTATATATCCTACCCCCGTACCGAAACAGAACGTTTCAGACCAGAGTTTGAGCACCGCCCATTAATACAGCAATTTTCCTCACTTCAAGGGGAGTTCGGGGCCTATGCTTCCAAGTTGCTGAATGAAAATGGGTTTCAAATTCCTCGTGCGGGGAAAAGCGATGATCAGGCCCATCCTCCCATCACGCCTGCCAAAGCCGTTGATCCAAATACTATTCAGGACCAGATACAGCGAAAAATATATTCTTTGATTGTAAAGCACTACTTGGCCTGCTGCTCTCGTGATGCTGTTGGGAGAGGAACAACGTTGACAGTCCGAATGGGCACCGAAGAGTTCAATGCAACTGGTTTGATGGTTATCGAGAAGAATTGGTTAGAAATATATTCCCCCTGGGAACGTTGGGGCTCAGGGCAGGGAGAATTACCTCCGCTCCAAGTCGGTAGTCGCATAAGGCCGACATCGTTCCTGATGAAGGAGGGTCGCTCAGGCCCTCCACAACCCATTTCAGAGGTGGAGCTTATTTCGCTCATGGATCGCAATGGTATTGGAACTGATGCCACGATTGCGCAACACATATCCACCATTCTCGATCGCGAGTATGCTAGAAAGGACGGCAGGCAAAAATTTCTACCAACACCTCTGGGAATCGCACTCGTGGAAGGCTACAATTCCATGGGATATCAACTGAACAAGCCCGACTTGCGCCGTGAGATGG is a window encoding:
- a CDS encoding predicted protein, which encodes MKFATVCTSSKKESSRRRIMVCAPTNKAIADLYKLARRLETRLISSLPGMPTSVGKLASKISNSLKRLESGGAAHGIVENIDKVLQQLKDMPQDHIYRELLLSADIIFCTLASAGGLLLRMTSRIDDLIVDEAAAATEPELCIPLHLQPSRLLCVGDPKQLPATLLSRKAVDLGLSKSLQERLMYDCKQQHIMLDVQYRMNPQISSFPSRCFYEDKIQN
- a CDS encoding predicted protein, translated to MTTLRQFQLNDLLKFNQINLDVLTETYNGSFYMAYLSKWPESFVVAESPHGSLMGYVLGKAEGEGKQWHGHVSAVTVAPEYRRLGLAQTLMTYFETLSVQQYNAYFVDLFVRASNTLAIDMYNKFGYVTYRRVLGYYSGELPEDALDMRKALPRDKDKESIVPLQYPVLPEDLEW
- the RFK gene encoding riboflavin kinase (This family consists of part of the bifunctional enzyme riboflavin kinase / FAD synthetase. These enzymes have both ATP:riboflavin 5'-phospho transferase and ATP:FMN-adenylyltransferase activities. They catalyse the 5'-phosphorylation of riboflavin to FMN and the adenylylation of FMN to FAD.); the encoded protein is MPESAKDGKTKDLDENPGNILPLRMMSKVARGFGRGSSDLGIPTANLDRDALQVARPKNAGGILHDDIPSFDGLPCGIYWGFARVGENPKFVGKEAEGGSSFSGVYAAAVSIGYNPTYNNETKTIEPHFIAPSSDPRRRISTTARFDFPW
- a CDS encoding predicted protein, which encodes MWNASSYFQPALKPSRTIVTSFTPQKPSIATNEGIGSENDAYEEGDWVLNLSHDAVSSTVSCALSNGEIQIYDQERLHPVASYCIPRITNSGSSATVLANELAYGSPGSHLLLAACSDGRIVVWDWRQSPNSGSQLHSSIPAGQATLTLSMGYSGALVAVGSDKEQVHFFDLRYGGNPVGSYTDAHTLEVTQVRFVDLSSSTLVSAGEDGLACLFDTRQATEETAMQTVLNVRAPVRRIGFCGNNRQDLYVLTGNETASIWDLNTSTCKRDFGYALRHDLGQAIHSQSPAPMDYLVDAKWDGGSNELQLVAGTADGNTALFRLTEDFQRAAWQPCHALVRGHRGVVRAWAPLSSSILLTAGEDARLCEWNRMGLHAHSAPSSQMPTATTDAATQFSTTPRNPVVGGGGPVRRANQRQRNKAATDPY
- a CDS encoding predicted protein — translated: MDNGEKKSTTWQTLAWCTRNSFHMRLKRDKKLICRMRQNNVPTVLNVAEKPSVARALASVFARLPNAVDRGMRREGNQVFSHENVCFPSVFSQGNGVCVQGPSTSQRAALYMITTSVRGHLASQDFPPAYGWSKCDPIALFEAPIETSYRDDMQPLERMLKSLSRQAQVLILWLDCDREGEAIGDEVRTVCLGSNSRLQVYRARFSTVLPVEIERALQTLGRVNEYMVAAVQARSTLDLRVGAAFTRFQTLRLQRKFDGFAEQGVISYGPCQFPTLGFVVERWARIETFIPEDFWHLELAISVDDTYHQQSQEEDQSAARGRTQQNRTIHFSWKRGYLYDKLLTTVLFEECLEAGEAVVTAMNGRTRNKWRPVPLATVELQKRASMYLRIGSETLMSAAEELYQQGYISYPRTETERFRPEFEHRPLIQQFSSLQGEFGAYASKLLNENGFQIPRAGKSDDQAHPPITPAKAVDPNTIQDQIQRKIYSLIVKHYLACCSRDAVGRGTTLTVRMGTEEFNATGLMVIEKNWLEIYSPWERWGSGQGELPPLQVGSRIRPTSFLMKEGRSGPPQPISEVELISLMDRNGIGTDATIAQHISTILDREYARKDGRQKFLPTPLGIALVEGYNSMGYQLNKPDLRREMEAECNEVASGRKTKEEIMVPILAKMKSCYETARAEARKLDEAVARHFPRLGAGESTSQVVEESFSECGVCRNSMALKQERENNNRTTARNTVRRKLLYCSTCRAGWTLPRGVVRPKTEQEDNGPPVKCPICQFQVIRILRGEGYEGNGYHVCPKCFSDPPSDHGGASNAGDFRCFACQHPTCALASGTPGGDVEVFRCPFCHPSAQPTSTSDSGKVCVRKTSRGYVLSCNKYVRGQDRCSYTIWLPKECHKVSVLSGDENQNEICGRCSSPRAVIRKVHFVWKPGSVPPHLGRECTVCVLCDADFRRELNISLPQMNQVQSRPRTTAGRAGHRGGGGTETGQGGAGNTCFHCGQPGHFANSCPNR